The genomic stretch CTTTTAATGTTTAGGCTTTGCAGATTTTGTTGTATTTCTTGGGAATTATTTCTCTTACACTCATAGTTGATCTCTTGCTACTTTTCATGGTGCGGCTTGTGGGCAACAAATGTAGAACTGCTGTGTTACCCATCTTGGTGCAATTCGGCAGTGTAACATTAGGAGATTTAGGTTTAAGGGACTGTAAGATGCAATTGAGGATATAATTGTTTATCTCTGCTTTAAGGCCTAGGCATGTACCAGCGGTTCCAGTATTTTATGATGGGTCATAAATGGATAGGGATGAAATGTGTCAGATAAATCTctcagttctgttaattacacATGCTCATTACAGTTGACAAGTCCCTATGTTGATACAGAAACCAGAGCTATGTCTTGAAAACTTAGTAACTCTGCCACCTTTTCAAAGGAATACAGGAATGGGAAATAATGGTTTTCCTTCCCTAATTTTAAGATTAGATGATTTCATCTAAAACTTTGCAATTTTGTATTCTGTTTAGGTTCtttataagtgtgtgtgtgtgattttccCAACTTTATTCATATCTGAGCAATGataattttacatttgtatttgTAGAAATCCTGCTGAGGATATTTAGTTGACAAGTGTTCCTTTTGTTATTCACTATGTTTCTGACCTTGTCAAAGTGTAGAACTTAATGcctacttttcttttaaaaaaaaaagtttgtaggAGAAATTACTACACAATTTTTAGTTTAACAAGTACCGCATTTTTAATGCTCTCAATTGAAATGTTTGTAAAAATAACCTCAAAGGGGCATAGCATTTTTAATAGCTTTCAATAGTATTCTCGTATTTAACATCTAACTTAACCGTCACAATAACCGTCTGCAGAGGTATACTGCAGATATCATGCCCATCTGAAAACTGAGGGACCAGAGATGGGAGGCTGCGTGACTTGCCAAGGGCCCTGAATGGGTGCACCCAGTGGCTTGAGGGGGCCCAGGCTTGCTCCTACTGCACAACAAAGTCAGGCAAGTGCTTGGATTTCTGTTTATTGGAatcttttcttcaatattttattctgaaaatttcaaacacacatCTGTTAGAATTTTAAGAACTATAAACACTTCTCAAATTTTAACtggtagaaatttttaaaaatacctttagtGCTAAATAGTCAGAGGTGGGGAATAAGTTGATTTCATCACTGTGAAaccatgttttatattttttttaacttgcaagTTTAATAACTTGCTTTTTTGATCTTGCCTTCAgtaaatcaaaattccaaatttAAAGTGCATGAATGAAAATGCATGCTAATTGGTTTACAGAATGCTTGTTGCAATCTACTTGTTCTCAGTGGTTAAAGCTGTACAGTACTGGAAGTTGTTTTTGTAAAGGTAAGAATGTGCCTGTGAGACCCCCGGCTAATGGCTGTTGTTCTTGAGACAATGGGGAGGTTGTTCTCCACTGTATACAAAATCCAATTTGCATCCCTAGTCgacttttaatgtatttattttggcAGTATTCCTgtactgtatgccaataaactgtTGAACCAGGCTAGCCCTTGCCTCTGCTGCATctcatttcaatttatttaacttAGTCCttaaacaaagtaaaagaaaaaactcaTTATTTTTACTCAGGactttttcctttacatttaaCTATCATTAATTCTACAGTggccatttcttttcctcttttgattttcAGGGTCAGTCTTGGCTCTGAATGCTAACAGTTGCTTCAGACTTGTACCTTGTGTTGTTACATTTTAGGAACCATATACTGGCCTGAAATTTAGGCAGCGTGATGTTTATCAGGGTTTTCTATTCACTTGAAGTTTTATCATGGTTGTCAAGTTTGCTTCATTTCCAGGTGGTATTGCATAGCAAAGAAATCCTTTAGCTGGGCTTCAAGTAAGTATCTTGTTAAATGGGCTTTGTAAAAACAGGAAGGATAAGTGTCAGGTATTTACAAGTGAGCATGTGTCTGGGGCCTATAGATGCCATAAAGTGTGTTTAGCTAAGATTGTGGTGCTCTTGCCCACGGAGGAGATGGATGCTCCTAAGGGTCCCCAGTGAGATGAGCTGCTGTGGGAGGCAAGAAGTTAGTGCTTGGTTTGGACTAATCGGAGATTCCTCTCAAAGGCAGAAAAACTCAAGGAGACAGAGGAGCTCTCCAATTCCCCTGAAGTTCTGTAGTCGAAAATAATGAAACAGGAGTTAACCAACACCTGAGtcacaagaaaaatgaaatacaaaatggCAAAGTCACTTTTTACAAAATAGTCACTTTATGTATCTAGTTTAGACCATCTTTCATAGTAAACAAACCCAGCTTTTTAAGTTTAAATTGGAAATGCACATAGCAAAAATTCAAGCAGCAGTACAATCTCACTCTAAATCTCCCTTATCACGGGCAAAGCAATTAGTTTCTTGAAATATTCTGTGCATATCTAAGCATATTTAAAACAATGGAGCATCgtgttcttccatttgttttaaatatgcCTTATGACTgtactatacttttttttttttttaatgtctctccATGTAAATCTGCTCAAAATCAGAagatggtatggatgtaccataatttaacCATGAGCCTATGCTCTTGTGAACTGTGAATACCCTTGTTCAGTCATCCGCACATGTGAATGTATCTGAGTAATTTTAGAGACAGAAGTGATAAAccaaagatatttcttttttttaatatcgtTAAGGTCAGAATGCCCTCCAAAGAACTTGTTCCAGTTTGTCCTACCACTAATAGAGTAGTAGGCACAACTATTTTaatccacaatttttttaaaaaagatgtaaTTAAggatcattttttgtttttgttgtattttaactTTGACCATGAGTTTCATGGTATTATGAAGAAGGTAGTTACACAGGGCTACTGAAACACTGTTAGGAAATATGTTACCATGGGAATCCCCTGGGAATATCAGTCCCTGCTGTGGAAGAAAGTGGTGCAGGGCATGTGGGTTAAAATCAAGTTTAAAAAGCCAATAACCCTGACATCCTTAAATAAGACCTGGTGCTTTGGAAAAAACTTGATGTATTCTAGCTGCTTTCTAAAAACAGTGTACTGTAGATTTTTTCATTGGtgtaacagattttaaaataagttttattctTTGTAAAAGTTAAGTCTTTTTTAGTGACAATACAGGATTTATACCTTACTGTCCAAAAGTTGCAGAGTTTTAAAtatcataatattcaaaatgttctCCTAGCAGTGTTTCAGGAAAAGGAGAAGTGGAATAGCCCCCATTTTTCACTCCCAGATGGATCAGCCTCCTTAGGGGGAATCTCAGGAATGGCCCCTGAGGATATTTTCTTAGGGGACTCCCAGGTGGTTGAATGATCAGTCTGGCTTAGGAATCACACATCATAGAATCTTACATGGGAAGGTATATCCTTATTCTGAAGAATGGgtaatttttgtttgttctctgttttccctgggcttttttttttttaaatggctaataCACTCTTATAGTTCAAAcattaaagcaaacaaaaaggtAAACACTGAAGTCTCCATCACTCCACTCATCCCCTTGTTAGTGACCATTTGTTAGTTTATGTATGCTTCCAGAGTTTCTTACTGCAGACACAGATATTTTCTTGCCCCTCCCCTTAAACAAAAGGCAACACAATTTACATACTCTTGACACCTCAACTATATCCTGGAGCTCTTTCCACATCTCAATATGTGGAGAGCTTTCTCGTTGTTATTAAATGCTGCATTGTGTTCCATGTGTGGATATACTAAGGTTTCTTTAGCTACTTCCTTACTGAAGAATGGTTGGGTCATTTCTAATTCTCTGGTTCTTTTGAGGTAATTCCAAAATAATTTGATTAATCATAGCATTGTTACTATCTCAGTCTTCACCcacctttttccttccctcatttatCAGAAAAAGTAATAACCTTCCTTCCAGATTAGCCCTTTTCCAGTTTAGCCCATTTAAACCATTGATGAAAGTTCACCAAGTTCATAGCATTCTTAAAAGTGAATGCACCGAAcaatagagcttcaaaatacatgaagcaaaatctGATGGATTTAAAAGGAGACAAATTcataattatagttggagacttcaacactcctATCATTAACAAAATTAGGTgatagaaaatcagcaaggatacagaagaaaaccatcaattaatggctctaattgacatttatagaacacttcacccaaaaacagcaaaatatacattttttcaagtacacatggaataTTCACCATATCCTTGTTTATAGAAGAATACTTAAcaatgtaaaagaaatgaaatcataaaaatttGGGGTTTTTTTTGACAATAATAGAATTAAAGTAGATGTCAGTAACAGGAAAATCTCAAAccacttggaaattaaacaacatactaacaaatacttcaccaaagaagtagccttaagagaaattagaaaatatttttaactgaaagaaaatgaaaatacaacataacaaaatttgtgagcacagctaaagcagtgtttagagggaaatttattgcattaaatacttacattaagAAAGAAGGCCTCGTATCAATAATCTGATTCCCCtgtaagaaactagaaaatgagcaaaataaacccaaatcaagcagaatgaaggaaaaagcagaaatcaattaagttggaggaaaaaaagaggcaGTTTACAGAACCAAAGGCTGACTCTTTGAAacgatcagtaaaattgataaacctctagcaagactgagaaaaaaattagGTATACATATCAATACCAGGAATAATGTGATtatcttaatttgtatttccctgattatTAGTGAACATCTTTTTCATGCTTGTCAACTTTATTTCTTTGATGAATGGCCTATTTGTGTGCTTTGCccaaatttttgcttttaaaattattctgaaaaaaaatctaGAGAAATGCACTGCACTTTTTTAGTGAGAttctttcttactgatttgtTGGGACTTCTATATATCTTTGATACTAATCTTCCTTTAAATATGTGGCAAATACTTTCTCATAGCCCATTGCTTAACTTTACCCTCTCTtatggaaaatatttagaaagactCACTCTGATATCATAAAACAATAAGCTCTATCTTCAGTGCTTTTATACATCTTGTCTTTTGCTTTTAGCTCTTTAATCCAACtggaattatttttgtgtgtgaatatGAAGTAGAGatccaaccttttttttttaatcaaatgggTAGTAAGTAACACCATTCAGTGAAGACTCCTTAGTGATATAAAATGCCACATTGTTACAAGTGTTTTTTCATAAATTCCCATGGACACATGGGAAGCTTTCTAGATGCTGAATTCAGAGCGATTTTCATTTATTACAATTTTGTCATCTGTTTTAATATCTGATAGGCAAATATCCTGCACCCCACTTCCCTTGTTTTTCACGTTTCttggctattttcttttttatatacacTATAGTATgagcttgttaaatcatattcaAGAATTGAATTTACTGACTAGTTTGTGGAAGATTGACCTATTTATAATGTTGATTCTTTTTATCCCTAAATATAGTTGGTCTCCATTTAGGTTGGTCTTATATTTCagtaaagttttaaagttttcatcAAAAAGGTCTTACACATTGTTCGTTGGGTTTTTTAATCCCTCTGTCAAATTGTCTAAATGGTTTCCTTCTGGTATTATTCCTCTTCTGTCTAAAGAACTTTCCTTAGCAATTCTTTTAAAGCAGGTCTGCTGGCTgtgaattctcttagttttccttcatcagagatgtctttatttcaccctaATTCCTGAGGCTGTttctctggatatagaattctgagttgacagttattttcttataGCACATTAGGAAATGTTCACTTCCTCTGgccttgatggtttctgatggTAAATCCACTGTTGTTTGAATTGTTTGCCTATAATTAATGTGTAACTTTTCTCTGGCATCTTTCAAGAAGTCTTTTAGTTTTCAGCAGTTTGGTTATGATGTGTCTGGGCATGgatctctttgggtttatcctgcttggggttCACTCTGCTTCTTGAGTCTCTAATTTTATGGCTTTCATCACCCTCAGGAGGTTTTtagacattatttcttcaagtattttttttaagcaCTGCACTGTTTTATCTTATCCTTCTGTGGCTCCTATGACACCTTTTGTTATCGTCCCAACAGTTTCATaagattgttttttttccaatcttttctctctcttgtttagactgaatgatttctcttaatctctttcttttgtcATTCTCCATTCTGCTGGAGTTCAAccattgaattttttttgttaCAATACTTCTCAGTTTTAAAACTTTCAGTTGGCTCTCCTTCATATCATGCACTTCTTTACTGATAATTTTTAGTGTGTTTTCAGGGTATGATTgctcttttgaacatttttataacagcTACTAAAGTCTGTGTCAGATAACTCCAACATCTGTCATCACTACAGTGAtatctgttgattgtcttttcccatTATTTTCATGGTTCTTCATATGCTTAGTAATTGGGAATTGTATGTTAGAAATTATGAGATCCAGGCTCTTGTTTAAATCCTATGGAgaatgttgatatttttgttttagctGGTAATTGATTTTGTTTTAGCTGGTAATTGATTAGGTTAAGGCTACAAGTTCCACCTTCTGTGGTGACATGTTAGTTCCAATGTCAGTTGTGTACAAAGCCTTTGCAGTACTACTTGGATCTTTCCCAACTGTGCACTATCTTGTGGTCAGTTTGGGACCTGGTTGGAGGTCTGCCTGTTAGCTCAGTTCTCATATTCTTTGGTATGCTAATTAGGATCAGCTCCACAGGGGAGCAAGGTGAGGAGGTGGAGGGTGAATTCAGGAATTCATAAACAACTTTGTGGGGGCACTTTTCTGAGTTCTTCCCTTTCTACTATGTCTCCAGTACCTTTTGGTGCCTTCGGGCTTCCCTTTTTTGGTCCTAACTGCAGCCAGAAACTGCCTACTTCTGTAATTGAGCCATGTCTTTGGCTAACTAGCAGAAGGCAAGATGATAAAAAGCAAGTAAACTTGGCCCCATCCTCTTAATGCTGCAGCTCTATCAAATGGAGATGAAATCTTCCCTCAGACGTTTTGCTCCTGCTGGCTCCCTTTGGTGGCCATGGGATTACCTAAGAACTTTAGcatgaaaaaaggagaaaaaacaaaagagaagaaaaaagggggcATTTCCCCCACTCTGAGCTTTAATAAGTGCTTTCTTGCTCCTTGAGCCAAGCTTCTCCTGGATCTCTGCACCACAGTGCTCACTTCTGCGTTTTGGGCTGTTGCGTTCAGGCCAGGATATACCAGAGGAACTACGACAACAAAAAAGGTAAACTCTCCATCACTTCAATGGTGCTTGGAATGCTGATGTCCCCCCCCCAAATCTGCATGTTGCTGTTTACTTTTCAGAGTCCTCAAATAGCCGTGCCATGCACTCTGTCCAGGTTTTGTAGGTATGTTCAATGGCAACAAAAGGGTAGTATGTATGTACTCCATCCTACCTAGAACCAGAACCTTCCCTAAGATATTAGGTGAAAAAATTACAGAACATGTATAGTATTATCCCATATaggtggaaaaaaaattttgtgtatatacctccATAGACAGATGCTTAGAAAAAAGGTCTGGAAgttatatacaaaatttaacactGGTTTCCTCCAAGGAGAGTAGAATTTTGGTGGAGGTAGTATTGAAGGGGAACTTTCACTTTTTACTCTGTTcttcattttgaattattttaagcATGTATTACCTTTGTAATTCTTAAAACACTAAGGTGTGAAGGAAAAGACTAGGAAAAAAATTAGTTCAACTCAAAGTATATATACAGAGTATCTTTTCTGGATGTTTCTAATGTACCTTGTTAAACATTTATCTAATGAAAAATCTATTTCAGAGTCAATGCGATCATACATTTTCTTCATACCATTCATATACCTTCTGAATTATTTCCCACAAAATAGAAGCCTCAACCTATAATATtaactttattcatatttttaagcaAATGCAATACTAAGTAATCTAAaaacaatacatatttgttagaaaatacaactcaaaattcTCATTGTCAGAGCTTTGTGAGTATATGTGGCAAGCTTTtattccttcagaattttaaagtGAATGCAGTGCTCAAAACAAACATTAACAATGCAAGATTTTTCAGTCTATACAGTTTTGCTAATAAATCCAAAAAGATCCCTCTAATGTCTTCATTCAGGTGTCCTGAATTTcagaatggaaaaaagtattGAGTTTTTTTTCCATCTCACACTAGGCAGGCCTTTGAAGGGCCTAATTTGGaccaaaaatttaaacatagttCCTTGTATAGGGTTTGGTATTAAGCATACCCTTACACTGAATAACTCCCTATTCATCCTATTGTACACACTGTAGAATCAGGCTATATAAATATTCTAAGCACTATTTTATATCCAGTTTAGTGAAATACAAAACTGTccattaaattacattttttactgaagaaaagaaatgtgACTTTGCTTCCAGTACATACTCATTCAGGAAATGTATACCTGAAGGGGCACAGAAATATagttataatgtttttaaaacctGAAAAATGTGCAGAAtgcttttttgaaaattatgacaTCAGTAACTCAGTAGCCACTTTGCTTGCTCTCTTGAAATTTGGTTAGCTGAGATAGGCCTGATGACCTTTCagtaaactttaaaaatgtataaatgtgcTTAGAAATTTTATGGGGGAAAGGAAGGATACATGTATTTCAAGATTCCAAGTATTTTGACACCTCCTAAATAAGAGCAGTCTTTTaggttttaaaagagaaaaaggatagaCTCCTATTTACTTCTGATTGACTTCAGTCCAACAGAAGGCTAGAAGTTATTACTTCAGAATTTTACTGTTGCTTGccatgttaaaagaaaaataataaacaaaggcATGTTTATGGGAATTCTTTTAATTAAGAACTCAAAAccaaaatgttaaagagtcttatatagcaattattttattctatactTTAAATATCATTGTATTCTCAGTTTGAAACTTTTCAACATGAAAGATCATTTTAGCTATCTCACTGTCTTGCAATTTGTCCCAAGAATTAAGAACATGATTATAAACACATTAGTTTCTAGGATGTAAAGAAGAAAGTAGGACCATAGAATTATTACAACTTAAAAAGTTTTTATAGGTTCAAAAGGACTTAGACATTGGAAGGGGACTCACAGTTAATTCATATTGCTTCATTTGTTACTCATGCACCtcaaaagtactttaaaaatcttGTTCATTTGTCCTCTACttaaaaagaatggggaacaaaTGTCAGTATTTGCCTTCTAGGTCTTATCAGTATCTGGAGTTTTCAGTAGTAAGCACATGAGTCTTGTTTTTTAAACTAGAGAAAGACCAGCTTGTTCAAAGCCCAAGAGAAAATCAGGTTTCTAAGGCAGCCCATCAATGTGGAGTCTGAATTACTCCTTGAGGCCATCTATCCTAAGATTGTCAGATGCAACATGAAAAGCTTGAGCTTGTTGGCTAAAACCTAACATGCAAGAAGTGGTTTTAAAAGCAACAGTTTTCACAGTCAGCTACACCATTGCACATTGCATTTTAATTTGATCTTTTGGTACCTGCAGTGTTTAAAATAGTAACACCAAAATTTACCAAAATTACTAGCGAGGTTGTTTTGGACCACATGTAGAATTAAGATTTCCTCACACCTCAATGATCAGGAGAACTCTCCATGTACAAGAATTCACCTCAAAACTATGCAAATAGagtaaaaattttataaacaaaacgCTTACGATTCTTTAGTATGATCTTTCAGAGCTTAGTACAGTGTGTGAAGAACTTATGTGGAATAAAACCAATTCTAATAATTGAATATAGTACATTAAAGACCCAGAGTAAACACATCAAGGAAATGCTCAGTCTTGGACAAAATTTTCATTCACACAGCTTGCGCTGTTAAGTTGGCTTAAGCAAGGTACCTTTCTTATCTTATAAAGAATTTTTATACTCACCCTCCTAATAGATTCCATCTCTACTAGATAGAGAAGACCTTAGTCTTTGATGAaaaccattattttttaaaaccatttttctaTCCAAAAAGCAAATGTACTAAAGACAAGGAATACTCCACTtaaattcttacatttgtgcTTATATATACACCACCATTCTCATATTAACTTCCATATATGAGATCTTCTGACTAGGAATCAAATGGTAATGTATTTCAaccaaaattatgaatattttacatCATCCAGACTTGATCATTGTTAAGTTTGGTACAGGAAAACAGAAAGTGGAGATGAGCAACAGCTCTAATTGATATCTTACTGGTCTTCCTGCATCCTCAGTGGGCCAGATAATCtcaatttacaaattaaatgaattttcaaACTGCAAGTTCTAAATGTCATTGCCAATTATTATGCAAGATGCAAAAGTCTATAGTGGGTGTGCACCAAGAAGCCAGACTCCAGTAAGTGCTTTAATTCCCCATTATGTTTTCTAAACACTCTtgcaatatttaggaaaaaaaatagtaataataatgtgacagtctttgacttaaaaaaaaaacttcacttCTACACTAAATATATATTACACTGGTACTTTGTTTATTGGAATGTATTTGAACTATTAAATAAGTGGCTGGATgataatttaaagagaaaagatgaCCTTTACTCAGCTCAGATAAGCCTTAAATATCATGGTCTACAACATGAAGTGATGCTAAACTGAAATACAAGTAAGTTTAATTTTTCAGTAACAACCAAAGTTCTCATTTTATTATACATGGACTGAATACTACAGTTGAAACTCATTTGTGAtttgatattaattctttcaCTAAGAAAACTGCACATAAAGAAAATGAGTCTTATGTTGCAAGACGGAATGATCTTATTAGCTATGGAGTTTGAATAGTTAATTCAGAACAAGACTAAATCTGTTAAGCATCCATAGCCATTTAAAGGCATTTGGTGTCAGTATCTTAAAAGATTAAGATGCTTTAAAACAAAACCTTTATAAGAATATCAAAGATTTAGGGAATCATCTTCATAAATAACTTCAAATGTCTATGGCTTCAACTGTCTGTCCTACTGCTGAGGTAGGTGGCCAAGATTCATCAAAATATTTGACAATCATTTGGAAATTCCCTAAGAAAAACCTTGCATAATCAGTTGGTTTCTTAAACCCATGTCCAGTTTCTTTTGAtggttgttctgtttttttcttttacactttttaaaagaggATGTCCAAGCAACTGTTTCTTTAAGCTCTTGCTGAATAGCATCTCATGTATTCTGTCATCCATGGATTATCTGAGGAAGAAGATTTAacctttatatttttctccacATTCACAGAGTGAGCACGTTGCCTTTGAGCAACTAGTTTCCTTTTTTCCACCTGTCTTCTGGTCTTGGCTCGTAATGCTGACTCATGAATCTAGGAAGAGTATAAAATAACAGTATAATAATGTCAGTGGCTTTTGTACTGATTTTCAAGAATATTCATAATGAAGGTTTTCTGAAGCAAAGCAGAATCAAGCTCAGCCTTTTTATATACCATTTTGCATATAAGAGCATCTATAGAAATAGCTTCTAGAGAAAAGCCATTTCTACTAGGTGCTACAGCTTACTCAGGACCAGTGATAAAAGAAACTAAGCAATAGGAAATGTCCCCTGGACTAAATTCAGGTTAAATTATAAGCAATTAGTTTGCATGTTCTTCTGTAAATTGCCTCTGGAAAAACTGTTGGAACTGCTTAGCATTAAGCATGGATAGTATTCCATTAAAGAACTTTaagttctgaaaatgttttacagCTTTATTAAGTTTCTCAAGAGACTTTACCACCCAAGACATTTCATAATACAGATAAAGCCTGTTAAAGTTAATCCCATGAAGTATCAAGTCTTTTGTTAAGCTACTGCTTTGTTGTCTCAAATGTCACTCAAAATAACACCATTTGCTGGGGTTCAGAATCATTGGGGAGCTTAATCAGAATTCAAAAAGCGTACAgtttttctttctgctatttTTAATGTGTTCTTTGCTTTAGGCTGTAGTAATAGTATTAAAGCTCACATATGTAATTGTTTTGGGACTATACACATGAGGATCCTCTCATCTGAACTGTTTTCAGGACTTGACACGGGGTGACAAACAAGGACTAAGGTAGAGAAGAACTAAAACTCCTGGGAGTAAAATGCAGAGTTTATGGATGAACAGGGGAAAATATGATAATCTGAATTTAATCAGAAGAGGAGAAGTGATTCTTTGGTAGATGTCTGTAACTGCTGGAGACACACTCTaacaaactctgagagagaaGTTAAGGCAGCCAGAGGTGCAACTCTAGGTCTGCAGTTGCCAGCCCTGGTTGTGCTCCTGCTTACACCTCCTGACTACCTAGAAACTTGTGAACCCTGACTCCATCTACTTCTTCACCTGGTGTAGTGTCTGTAAACCCTCCCTGGTGCCAACTAATTCTTGGCCAAGATCCCTTTCTCCAGGCAACAAACATCCAGAATCCTCCTGTTCTGTTGATCAGAATCCTAGTTCCAGACTTTCCTGGCCTACCCCACCATGACATAAAGATCTGCCGTGACCCCAAAGAATACCATGACCTGGGGATATGATAGTCAATGATAGGAACATAGTCCAATTCTCTACttgcaaaagaaaagcagaaaggcGAATTAAATACTGGAGCCCACCTCATGCACAGGGGCAGAAGCACAGACATTATGAGTTTTTTGGCTTCCTGTATCTGTCTGTTTTTCTCCCCATCCATAAAGAGCAAAtggatgtttgttttcttttattttaattgatgaTCTTTGAGGACTTTTGACTGCTTTTCTATTTCCTCTAGCAAATAAGGCACTTCGATGTTGTCGAGGTTCAGTACTGTTGGGTAATTtatcagtttcttttgtttcaatttgttgttcatgcttttcttctacttctttcacTGATAAtgctttggggggaaaaaagataaaaggatatgaaaatactttaaaattaggTTTCCATATTACTTTAAACATTTGAGTTGAAAATTCATGTTTAATTAaattagtaatattttcatttgtatagCTCAACTCACAAGTTTCACTTAAAGCAGAAATACAGAAACAAGTTGGCTTAATAATTTTCAAACAGCTTATCCCATTTTAAAATCAACCACAAATACACCAAGATGGAAGCATGCCTAGTCAAAAGAAACTTTTGTCACTCAGCTTCTGAGATGTATCTAACCTTTCAATTAAATATTACAAGCTAGAAAGCACCATGCCCTAAGGGGCCTTCCTCCATGGCCCATAATGACTCCCCCTCAAGACAAGGCCAATCATCCTAATGCCTTGCTGCAGGGGAAGATTTTGCTTTTATGCATCCAGCAGCTGCAAAATAGTAGTTATTAAGTTGCTCAACTCAAGTTCCAGGACTGCAGTTCTTTTTGATGCTCCATAATTA from Choloepus didactylus isolate mChoDid1 chromosome 2, mChoDid1.pri, whole genome shotgun sequence encodes the following:
- the LOC119522080 gene encoding centriole, cilia and spindle-associated protein, with product MSPGSKVKSEYMKRYKDPRWDMYGPCYRELLHYRLSRRLLEQAHNPWFWEDWGQASTSDDSSSSGGGGSPCPAPQEAPASPPPPSPPRPAAQERRERPESGAAPEPEALGGEIRDAGAADSPALSVKEVEEKHEQQIETKETDKLPNSTEPRQHRSALFARGNRKAVKSPQRSSIKIKENKHPFALYGWGEKQTDTGSQKTHNVCASAPVHEIHESALRAKTRRQVEKRKLVAQRQRAHSVNVEKNIKVKSSSSDNPWMTEYMRCYSARA